Sequence from the Egibacter rhizosphaerae genome:
CACCGATGGGCACGCAACGGTCCTGCGTGCCGGTTCGATGACCTGGCAAACCTCGTCGCCGATCCCGCGTTCCTCGTGGTGGCGTGGGATCGGGTGCGCCACAACACCGGTGCCCGGACGGCGGGCGTGGACGGCTACTCCGCCCGCGACATCGAAGCCGACCCGGGACCAGCAGCGTTTCTCGCGACCGTTCGTGAGCAGCTCAAGACGCGGGCGTTCGGGCCGCTGGCGGTGCGGGAGCGGATGATCCCCAAGCCGGGCACGCGCAAGCGTCGCCGGCTGGGCATCCCGACCGTGACCGACCGGGTGGTGCAGGCGGCGTTGAAACTGGTGCTGGAACCGATCTTCGAGGCGGACTTCGCGCCGTGCTCGTATGGGTTCCGGCCCGGCAGGCGAGCGATGGACGCTGTGGCTGAGATCAGGCTGCTGGCCGCCAACTCCTATGAGTGGGTGATCGACGCCGACATCGAGGCGTGCTTCGACGAGATCGACCATGTGGCCCTGATGGGCCGGGTGCGTCGACGGGTCGGGGACAAACGCGTCCTGGCGCTGGTCAAGGCGTTCCTGAAAGCCGGGATCCTCTCCGAGGACCAGGTCACCAGGGACACCCACACCGGCACCCCGCAAGGGGGCATCCTCTCGCCGCTGCTGGCCAACATCGCGCTGACGATGCTCGACGACCATTTCGTCGAGGCGTGGGAGACCCACATGGGCGACCGTGTGGTCCGCGCCCGACGGAAACGACACGGGATCTCCAACTACCGGCTGGTCCGGTACGCCGACGACCTCGTGCTCATGGTCTCGGGCACGAAGGCCGACGCCGAGCAGCTGCGGGAGACACTCGCTGAGGCCTTGGCTCCGATCGGCCTGCGCCTATCGGAAGCCAAGACCAACGTCGCTCACATCGACGAGGGGTTCGACTTCCTCGGCTGGCGCATCCAGCGTCACACCAAGAAGGGAACCACCAAGCGCTACGTCTACACCTACCCGTCCAAACGGTCCGTGCTGCGGATCGTGGACAAGGTGCGGCAGCGCTCCAGGTTCGGACCGGACGTGCCGTACGACACCCTGCTGTATCGCCTCAACGCGATCCTGCGCGGGTGGGCCAACTACTTCAAGCACGGGGTGTCCTACGCCACGTTCGAATACCTTCGCGCCTACACGTGGCGGCGGGTCATCGGCTGGCTGCGAGACAAACACCCCCGTGCGACCTGGAAGCAGCTCCGACGCCGCCACCTCGCAGGAGGCTGGTGGCCCACGGACGGCAAGGTGGAACTGCTCAACCCCACCACGGTGCGCACCGTGCGCTACCGCTACCGGGGCAGCGACATCCCCTCGCCGTGGCCTGCGGCACACAAGGACGCCGCGTGAACAGCCGGGTCTTGCGGAGAGCCGGATGCGCGGAGACGCGCACGTCCGGTTCGGTGAGCGGGCCGGAGAAACGTACCGTCGGAAACGACGGCAACGCGCTCCGGTCCGACTTCTACGTCGTGATGTGTCGCAACCGCCAGGAGGCCGAGCACGCACGCGTGTTGCTCTCTGACCTTCTGTCGGATCCGCCGCTGCGTGAGCTCACGAAGACGGTCGCGGGCGTGCTGCATGGCCTTGTCCGAGGGACAGCGGGCGAGGAGAAGCACACGTGCCGGTTGCGGCGGGACTTCGCGCGCACCCAACGGTGGTGGAACCCGAGGAAGTCCAGGCCCTCACCGCCTTCGTGCAGGTGCACGATCACCGTCTTCGACGCCTTGGGTCGAAGCCCAAGAGAGTTGCCGTAGCGGAAGTACTCGGCCCAGCCGCGCAAGAACCGGTTGAGGTCCCGCACGATCGCTTCGTCGGGCAGCCTGACCCGCAGCTTCGGCAAGATCAGGGACTATGCGCTGATGCGACTCGCGGGCGTGATCGCCAAACGGCATCAACGTTCGCGAGCGTTCGGCTGGTCGGTGGTCGCCTACAAGTCCGGCGACCAACTCGGCCTGATGCGCCTTGACGGGATCGTCGTCGCTCCCAGGCCCCACCAGGCCTGGCGTGGATAGCCGAACGCCGACGGTGAAAGACGTCGGTGAGCCGTGTGCGGGAGAACCGCACGCACGGTTCGACGGGCGGGCGCTGGAAACGGACGCTTGCGACCACGGTGGCGTCACGCTGTATGCCGAGCGGGAAACCAACCGGCACGTACGCTGCCCACCTACCGTCGACTCACAAGCGCACCGCGCCAGCGCCCGACCCTACACGCCGGTTAGGCGCGGGGTGGGGCGCCTGGAATGAGATGACCGCTTGGCCTGCGAGGATGCGGTTTGTCCAGCACACGCATCCGAGACCAAGGGGTTCGTACGACGACCGCGAGGTCCTCATCCGCGGCGGTGTGGGCTATGCGGTCAGGGCCTTCCTCGCCCAAGTCGTCGGCCAGGGCTGCGGGTTCTCGGCGAGCTTCGAGATCACCGAGGCGGTCAAGACCGCCATCAAAGCGCTGGACGAGCGCGCCTGGGAGCCGGCGATCCGCCAAGACCACACGCTGCGCCCCGGCGCGGCGGTCACCGAACTCACCCGCCTCATCGACCTGCGCGAGGGGTGGCCGGCCGCCTCGCGGCTGATCATCCGCCGCGAACCCTTGCACCCC
This genomic interval carries:
- a CDS encoding group II intron maturase-specific domain-containing protein, whose product is MRDLNRFLRGWAEYFRYGNSLGLRPKASKTVIVHLHEGGEGLDFLGFHHRWVRAKSRRNRHVCFSSPAVPRTRPCSTPATVFVSSRSGGSDRRSESNTRACSASWRLRHITT
- the ltrA gene encoding group II intron reverse transcriptase/maturase, with translation MKTGASWPDLDEARARVLEIQTKLHRWARNGPACRFDDLANLVADPAFLVVAWDRVRHNTGARTAGVDGYSARDIEADPGPAAFLATVREQLKTRAFGPLAVRERMIPKPGTRKRRRLGIPTVTDRVVQAALKLVLEPIFEADFAPCSYGFRPGRRAMDAVAEIRLLAANSYEWVIDADIEACFDEIDHVALMGRVRRRVGDKRVLALVKAFLKAGILSEDQVTRDTHTGTPQGGILSPLLANIALTMLDDHFVEAWETHMGDRVVRARRKRHGISNYRLVRYADDLVLMVSGTKADAEQLRETLAEALAPIGLRLSEAKTNVAHIDEGFDFLGWRIQRHTKKGTTKRYVYTYPSKRSVLRIVDKVRQRSRFGPDVPYDTLLYRLNAILRGWANYFKHGVSYATFEYLRAYTWRRVIGWLRDKHPRATWKQLRRRHLAGGWWPTDGKVELLNPTTVRTVRYRYRGSDIPSPWPAAHKDAA